CTTCACCTGCTGGGACAACGCCGGCGACCGCCTGCTGTCCACCGACAAGTACACCTGGTCCCAGGGGCGCTGGATCTGGCTGCTGGCAAGCGTCGCCGACGCGGTCGAACGCGGCGTGCTGCCCGCGCAAGGTGTGCTTGACGCCGCGGACCTGCGCGCGCTCGCCGGGCAGAGCGCGGCGTTCGTTCGTACGCACGCGGTCCTGCCGGACGCGACCACGGCGTACGTCACCGACGCTGCCGGGACTCCGCGCGAGCCGTCGCCGGGTGCCGGACTGCACACCAGCGTCTTCGCCGACTGCTTCACCGCACTCGGCCTGGCCGCCTGGGCCCGGGTCGACCGGGGCTCCGACCGGGCCGATGCCGCGGATGACGCCGATGCCGCGGACGCCGCCGAGTCGGGCAAGCTGGCGTTGACACTGCTCGAGTCGGCCGCCACGCGAGTTCGGAGCGGACAGGCGCGCACCGACCCCTATCCGATCCACCCGGACTTCACCGCGCTGTCGCTGCCGATGATCTGCGTGGGCACGGCGACGGAGGTGTACCGAGCTACGCGTGCCGGCTCGGCCGCCGCGATCGCCGTCGAGGCGGCGGCCACGATCGCACACGAACTCCGCGAGGGCGACGACCTGCGAGAGCTGGTTCCTCGCGTCCCGGGCCGCGGCGACACCCTGCTCGCCCGGCACCGTACGCCGGGACACGCACTGGAGTGTCTGTGGTTCCTGCTGCACGCCGCGGACAGCGTCCGCGGGGTGGCCGACGTGCTCGGCACAGGCAGCACAGGCGGCGACCGGGCCTGGATTCCCGAGGCGGCTCTGCACGCGTTGCGGATCGGCTGGGACGACGAGCACGGTGGGCTGTTCCGGTACGCCGACCGTGACGGTGGCGAGCCCCGCGGCCAGAGCCTCGACGATTCCTACGAGGTGCTGGTCCGCGACACCTGGGACACCAAGCTGTGGTGGCCGCACGCGGAGGCGTTGTACGCGACGCGCCTGCTGGCGGTGAGGTTTCCGGCGTACGCACCCGAACTCCTGGGGTGGTACGAGCGCCTGCGAAGCTACACCTACGGCACGTTCCCCGCCGGCCGCGGAAAGGAGTGGGTGCAGATCCGCACCCGCGACGGCACACCGCTGGACCGCACGGTCGCCCTGCCGGTGAAGGATCCGTTCCACATCGCTCGCGCACTGCTCCTCCAGGCCGAGCTCCTCGCCACACCCGGCGACACCGGCCGCCGCACACCCAACGACGTCGAGAGGAAACATCCGTGACCGAACCGATCGTCCGCGTCTTTCCCGACCGTGCGAGCCTCGGCTACGCGGCAGCCGCCGACGTCGCCGCGCAGTTGCGCGAGCGACTGAACTACCAGGACTCCGTGCGCATGGTGTTCGCCGCGGCGCCGAGCCAACAGGAGACCCTGGACGCGCTCGCGGCCGAGGTGGGCATCGACTGGACCCGGGTGACGGCGTTCCAGATGGACGACTACATCGGGCTGCCGCAGGACGCGCCACAGCGGTTCGGGCAGTGGCTTCGCCGGGCGATCTTCGACCGGGTGCCGTTCAAGGAGGTGCACCTGATGCGCACCGACGGCGACCCCGACGCCCGGGCACGGGAGTACGCCGACCTGCTCGCGGCCGAGCCGATCGACCTGGTGTGCCTGGGCATCGGTGTCAACGGGCACATCGCGTTCAACGACCCGCCGGTCGCCGACTTCGCCGACCCAGCGGCGGTGAAGGTGGTCGAGCTCGACGACACCTGCCGTCAGCAGCAGGTCGACGACGGCTGCTTCCCCACCTTCGACGACGTTCCACCGCGAGCGCTCACTCTGACGGTGCCCCGGCTGCTCGACGCCGACCACCTGTTCTGCGTCGTGCCGGGGCAGGCGAAGGCGGAGGCGGTCCGGCGTACGCTGAACGACCCCATCGGCGAGGCCTGCCCCGCCACCGCGTTGCGCACGCACCCCGCGTGTGTCCTCTACCTCGACCAGGACTCCGCCGGTGAGCTCGACTGATCCCGGCACCAACCCGAAGACGAGCCCGGAGATGAGTCCACGGATGACCACGGCTCCCACGTTCGAGATCTCCGGCCGCGACCCCTCGACCGGCCGGCGATGCACGGTCGAGGTGGCGGACGGGCTGATCACGCAAGTCCACCTTGACAGTGCCGACGCCGCCGACGACGCCGACGACGCGACGACCGGCGCGGAAACCGAACCCTGGTTGGCTCCTGGCCTGGTCGACCTGCAGGTCAACGGCTTCGCGGGGTTCGACGTGAACGCCGCGGACGCAGGACCGGACACGATCGTCGCGATGGTACGAGCGTTGTGGAAGGTCGGGGTCACCACCGTGGTGCCGACCATCGTCACCGCCTCGGAGGAGCACATCGTCACCTGCCTGCGCAGGGTGGTGGCGGCGCGTGCCGAGGACCCGATGGTGCGGCACGCCGTTCCGTACGTCCACGTGGAGGGTCCCCATCTGTCTTCGGAGGACGGCCCCCGCGGCGTGCACGACGCCGCGCAGATCCGCCCGCCGGATGTCGCGGAGTTCGACCGCTGGCAGCAGGCCGGCGAGGGCCTGGTGGGCATGGTCACCATGTCGCCGCACTTCCCCGGCAGCCCGTCCTACGTCCGCGCGCTTGCCGACCACGGGGTGCTGGTGTCGGTCGGCCACACCGGTGCCACCCCCGAGCAGATCCATGCGGCCGCGGACGCCGGCGCGACCTTCTCGACCCACCTCGGCAACGGCGCGCACGCGGTGCTCCCCCGCCATCCCAACTACGTGTGGGCCCAGCTCGCCGACGACCGGCTCACCGCCGGCTTCATCGCCGACGGGCACCACCTGCCGGCGGACACGTTGGTGGCCATGCTCGCCGCCAAGGGGCCGGAACGGTCAGTCCTGGTGTCGGACGCCACCACCCTCGCCGGATCCCCGCCGGGGGTCTACCAGACACCGGTCGGCGGTGCGGTGGAGTTGTCCGCCCAGGGCCGGCTCTCCCACGTCGGTACGCCCTACCTCGCCGGCGCGGCGCGCCCGGTCACCGACGGCGTGGCCCACGTGGCGAACCTCGGCCGGTTCTCCCTCGCCGAGGCGCTGGCACTGGCGACGAGTTCCCCTGGACGGTTCGTGGGTGGCCGGGGCCGGTTGGCGGCGGGTGCACCCGCGGACCTGGTGACGTTCCACTGGAGCCCGGGCAACCCGACCTTGACAGTGGACAAGGTCGTGGCCGCCGGAACGCCGGTGGTGGGGTGAGCCTGCCCGGTGACGGGACGAGCCAGGTCGGCGCGGCGACGGTGGACGTCACGCCGCCTGCCGGGCTGGCGATGTCGGGGTTCCTCGCCCGCACCTCGCGGGCGACCGGCGCCCACGACCCGCTCACCGTCCGGGCGGTCACCGTCGACGGCACCGCCGTCGTCACCGTGGACGCCTGCGGGCTGCACGAGGACACCTGCCGGCGGATCCGCGAACGCCTGCGCGGCGAAGTCGCCGACGCGGTGGTGGCCGCCACCCACACCCACGGCGGGCCGGCCGTGGTCCCAGGCCGACTGGGCGGGCCGGTCGACCCCGGTCACCTCCGCCTGCTGGAGGACGCCTGCGTCGACGCCGTACGCACCGCACTTCACCATGCCCGCCCCGCACGGTTGCGGTTCGGCAGCGGCGCGGACCCGGGCGTGGCCCGCAACCGGCGGCGGCACGGCGGCCCGGTCGACTCCGCCCTTCCGGTGCTGGTGTGGACCGACGAGACCGGCGCGACGGTCACGATCCTCACCGCCTACGCGTGCCATCCGGTCGTACTCGGCGCGGACAACACGTTGTGGACGGCCGACTATCCCGGAGTGGTTCGCCGTCAACTCGAGCTTGCCCATCCCGGCGCCGTCGCGGTCTTCCTCACCGGATGCTGCGGCGACGCCAACACCGGCCACTCCGCCGACGCGTCCACGCTGCGGGCCAGCGACACTCGCACGTACGGCGCATGCGAACGCGTAGGCACGGCAGTAGCGCAAGCGGTCCTTGACACCCGGACGTGCCCGGTCGAAGGGCCGGTCGGCGCGAGGTCGGCCGAACTGGATCTCGAACGCCTGGACGGCAGCAGCTGGACGGGCCGGGTCAGCGTCCTCGACTGGTGCGGCATCCGGTTGGTCGCCCTGCCTGGTGAGCCGTTCGCGGCCACCGCTATGGCGCTCCGGTGCGCGGCACCGGATCCCCTTGCGGTGTTCGGGTACGCCGACGGCTGTCCCGGCTACTTCCCCACCCGCGAGGAGTACGCCCTCGGCGGGTACGAGGTGGAGCAGGCGCACCTCTACTACGGCGCGCGGGCGGCGTTCGCACCCGGCAGCGCGGAGCGCCTCGGCGCCGAGGCGCTCCGGCTGCTGGGGCTCAGCGGCTGAAGTGGATCAGCTTGTGGTTGACGAACTCCTCGATGCCGTAACGCCCCAGCTCGCGCCCGAAACCCGAGCGCTTGACCCCGCCGAACGATCGCGGCCGTTCGGTCGAGCCCGGCGATCGGTCGAGCCCGGCGATCAGTCGAGCCCGGCGATCAGTCGAGCCCGGCGACCAGTTTGTCGGCGACCCGCAGGGCGATCTCGGCGCGTTCGGCCTCGCCGAGGTCGAGACCGGCCGGGAACGGCGAGGTGCCCAGAATCAGGGCGATGACGGCGAGCTGTGCCTCGAACCGCGCGGTGGGTTCGGCGTCCGGATCACTCAGCAGGGTCACCAGCGCGAGCATGCGTTCCCGCATCCGTTCACCGCTCGGGCTGTCGCGCATCGCGTTCTGGTTGACCTGGGCGAACCTCACCAGCGGGCGCCACTGACCGTCGAGCAGTTCGGCGATCCGGCGCAGGATCTGCCGGCGGGCCTCCGTCGTCCGCGGCTGCTCCTTCGCCCACCGGACCAACTCGTCGATCGAGGTGCCCAGGTCGTCGAGTACGCCGGTGAGGATGTCCTCCTTGGTCCTGAAGTGGTAGTAGAGCGCGGGCCGGGTGATGTTCAGCCGGTCGGCCACCTCCCGCAGGGACGTCTGCTCGTATCCCTGTGCAGCGAAGAGCTCCAGCGCGACCTGCTGGATGCGTTCCCGGGTGTCACTTCGTCGCCCGGCCATGTGCGTACCGGCACTCCTCCCGCTGTCCGTGCTTGACTCCCACCTACCAACTAGCTTACTTTCCTGTAAGTAAGTTGGAGGAGAGGCCCACCGTAGGGGGAACACTATGACCATCCGGTCCTCGTCCGACCACGCCGACAGCACCGTCACTTCCGACCGCACCGTCACTTCCGACCACACCGTCACTTCCGACCGCCCCGGCCAGGCTCCGGCGTTCCCGATGGTGCGGACCTGCCCGTACGCCCCGCCGCCCGAGTACGCCGAACTCCGCGCTCGCGGCCCGCTCGTCCGGGTGCGCGCCCCGAACGGCACGGTCGTGTGGGTGGTCACCCGGTGGGCCGAGGCTCGCCAGGTGCTCACCGACCGGCGGGTCAGCACCGACTCCAGCCGGCCCGACTTTCCGGTCCTCGACGAGCGCGAGGTCACCGAGGAGCAAAGTGCGGCCCGGGACAAGCTCCGGGCGGGTTTCTTCATCGACCAGGACCCGCCCGAGCACGACGTTCTCCGCCGCATGCTGATCCCCGAGTTCAGCGTCCGCCGGATCAACCAGTTGCGGCCACGGATCCAGCGGATCACCGACGAACGCATCGACGCGATGCTCGCCGCCGGGCCGCCGGTGGACCTGGTGGCCGAGTTCGGCCTGCCGGTGCCGTCCATGGTGATCTGCGAACTGCTGGGAGTGCCGTACGCCGACCGGGAGCTCTTCCAGTCCCGCACCCGGCGCATGGTGGCCGCCTCGACCGATCCCCGGGACGGGATGCAGGCCGTCATGGAGATCCGCGACTACCTCGACGACCTGGTTCGCCGGGCAGCCGCCGCACCGGAGGACAACCTGATCGGGCGGCTCGTACGCGGACCCGTCGCGAAGGGGGACCTCACGCTGGATGCCCTTGTGGGCATGGCGTTTCTGCTGCTGGTCGCCGGGCACGAGACCACAGCGTCGATGATTCCGCTGGGTGTGTTCACCCTGCTGCGCGAGCCCGGCCAGCTGGCCGAGGTCCGCGCGGACCCGGACCTGTGGCCAAGGGCGGTCGAGGAACTGCTTCGTTACCAGTCGGTGGTGGACTGGGTGGCGTTCGACCGGATGGCCGTGGAGGACCTGGAGATCGGCGGGGTTCGGGTGAGCGCGGGCGACGGCATCTTCGTCCTCGGCGCCTCGGCCGGCCGCGACGACCGGGTGTTCGGCGATCCCGACCGGCTGGACGTACGCCGGGATGCCCGTCACCATCTCGCGTTCGGGTACGGCGTACACCAGTGTCTCGGGCAGAACCTCGCCCGTGCCGAACTCGAGATCGCCTACCGCACGCTCTTCGACCGGATCCCCGGACTGCGGACCGACCTGCCCGACGAGGAGCTGGCGTTCAGGTACGACGCGGGCATCTTCGGCATGCACAGCTTCCCCGTCACCTGGTGAACGACCCGGCGCAAGCCGCGGTTGACACCTCGGCAAGGGCCGGCCCCGCGCCACGCGTGTCGGGACCGGCCCGTCCAATATTCACTGTCCGCCCAGGACCTTCGGGGCGTCGGCCTAGCCCTGGCCGTGCAGGTCCAGGCCGAGGTCGAGCGCTGGCGCCGAGTGCGTCAGCGCACCGACCGCGAGGTAGTCGACGCCGGTCTCCGCGTACGCCCGGGCGACGTCGAGGGTGAGTCCACCGGAGGCCTCCAGCAGCGTCCCGGTCCCGGCCGCGCGGGTACGCCGAACCGCCTCCGCGCACTCCTGCGGCGTGAAGTTGTCCACCAGCACCAGCTCCGCCTTGGCCTCCAGCACCGAGTCGAGCTCGGCCAGCGTCGTCACCTCCACCTCCGCCGACAGCTGCGGGGCGTGCCGGCGGGCCGCTTCCAGTGCTGCTGCCGCCGACCCGGCGGCAATCACGTGGTTGTCCTTCACCAGCACGGCGTCACCGAGCCCGAGCCGGTGGTTGACGCCACCGCCGCACCGGACGGCGTATTTCTGCAGCAGCCGAAGGCCGGGCAGCGTCTTGCGGCTGTCGCGCACGGCGCAGCCGGTACCGGCGACGGCGTCCACCCAGGCGGCGGTGAGCGTCGCGATCCCCGACAGGTGGCACACCAGGTTGAGGGCCGGCCGCTCCCCCGTGAGCAGGGTGCGGACCGGTCCGCGCAGGACCAGTGCGGGCTCGCCGGCCCGCAGCCTGGTGCCGTCCTCCACCTGGTGGAGCACCTCCACCTCACCGGGCGCCAGCAGGTCGAAGACGGCGGGTACGAGGACCCCTCCGGCGAGGACGCCCGGCACGCGCGGGGTGACCTCCGCCTCGGCCACCGCGTCGGCCGGCACGGTCGCTGCCGTCGTCTCGTCCGGGCCGTAGCGCAGGTCCTCCGCCAGCGCCGTGCTGAGCACGCGCAAGGTGTCGTCGACATCCAGCCCGGCCCGGGCCAGTGTCTCGGCCACGCCGGGCGAGAAGCCCTGTGCCGCCGGTGCGGCGTCCGGACTGCGGGTTACACCTGTGGGCACCGTCATGCCACACCTCCCAGGTCGAGGGCGGGCCGCAGGGTGGGCTCGCCGGACTCGTCCAGGCCCACCACCAGGCTGCGCCGCCACCGTTGGTCGTCTCGTACGGGATGGTCGTGCCGGACGTGGCAGCCACGGGATTCGGTCCGCGTGGACGCCGCGAGCACCAGCGTGCGGGCCGCCAGGTGGAGCGCGGCATCCTCGGCGTCGGCCCGCCCCGAAGGCTGCCTGCGCGTGGCCATGGCGTCCAGCGACTTGGCCACGATCGCGAGCCCGGCCTGGTCCCTGCCGATCGCCGCGTGCCGGCTCATCAACTGCTGGAGTGCGGGGCGGTCCGCGACCGGCTCGGACGTCAGCAGGTCGTCCACCTGGTGGTCGAGCCGGTCCGCCGACCGGGCCGCGGCCCTGCCGGTGGACCGGTCCGCGACGACGGCCCTCGCCGTCCGGTGTCCCACCACAAGCCCTTCGAGCAGGCTGTTGGAGGCCAGCCGGTTGGCGCCGTGCAGGCCGGTGCGGGCCACCTCCCCCGCCGCGTACAGACCCGGCACCGCGGTCCGGCCGTCGACCGAGGTCACCACGCCGCCGCAGCTGAAGTGCGCGGACGGTGCCACCGGGATCGGTTCGGACGCGGGGTCCACGCCGATCGCCCGGCATGCGGCGTACACCGTGGGGAAGCGCGCACGGAAGGCATCCGCCTTCAGGTGGGTGGCGTCCAGGAACACGTGGTCGTCCACCCCGCCGGGAACATCGGCCAGCCGGCGGATGATCGCCGCCGCGACCACGTCCCGGGGCGCGAGGTCGCCGAGCGGGTGTACGCCTTCCATGACGCGTTCGCCCGCGGCGTCCACCAGGACCGCGCCCTCGCCACGGACGGCCTCGGTGACCAGGGGACGCGAACCCGTGGCACCTCGCCCGGGGTAGAGGACGGTCGGGTGGAACTGCACGAACTCCAGGTCGGCCACCGCCGCGCCCGCGCGCAGGGCCAGCGCGATCCCGTCGGCGGTGGCGACGTCGGGGTTGGTGGTGGTCTCGTAGAGCTGGCCGAGGCCGCCGGTGGCGAGCAGCACGGCGGGTGCCCGGAGGATTCCGGTCACGCCGTCGTCGGCGAGCACCAGCAGCCCGGCCACCGCTCCGCCTTCGGTGCGCAGGATCCTTGCGGCGACGTGGCGTTCGAGCAGTGTCAACCGCTGGTTGCGTACGCCCGCCAGCAGGGCGCGTTCGACCTCGGAGCCGGTGGCGTCACCGCCGGCGTGCACCACCCGGAACGCCGTGTGCCCGCCCTCCCGGGCCAGCGCCAGCAGGCCCCGGCGACCGGGCTGGTCGTCACCGGCGGGGTCGAACACGGCCCCGTCGGCGCGCAGCCGGTTCACCGCGTCCGGCCCGTCGGCCAGGATCGTCGCCACCGCGGCCGGGTCGCACAGGCCCGCTCCGGCGACCAGGGTGTCGTCGACGTGCTTGCGCACGCTGTCACCGGCCTCGTGTTGGCCCGGGAGTACGACCGCAACCCCGCCTTGCGCCCAGCGGGTGTTGCCGGCGTCGGCCTCGGCCTTGGTGACCACGACGACCCGCAGCCCGGCGCGGGTCGCCTCCAGCGCGGCGCTCAGCCCGGCCACGCCCGTACCCACGACGACCAGATCGGCAGCCGCCTCCCAGCGGCTGCTCATTCGCCACCCCCGGGGTTGCCGACCTCGATCATCCTCTGCACCGCTCCGCGCGCCCGTGCGGCGATCTCCGGCGCGACGTGCACCTCGTCGGTGCCCTCGCGGAGGCTGCGCAGCAATGCTCCCGGCGTGATCATCTTCATGTAGCGGCACGAGGCCCGGTCGTTCACCGCACGGAAGTCGACGCCCGGCGCGGCCTTGCGAAGCTGGTGCAGCATGCCGATCTCGGTGGCCACCAGCACCGACCGCGCCTTCGTCTCCCTGGCCTGGTCGAGCATCCCGCCGGTGGAGAGGATCTTCACCCGGTCCGCCGCCACCGTACCCTCACCGGCGAGGTAGAGCGCCGAGGTGGCACAGCCGCACTCGGGGTGGATGAACAGCTCCGCGTCGGGCTCTGCGGCGGCCCGGTCGGCCAGCTCGGCCCCGTTGATGCCGGCGTGGACGTGGCACTCCCCCGCCCAGATGTGCAGGTTGTCCCGGCCGGTCTCCCGCTTGACGTGGGCGCCGAGGAACATGTCCGGCAGGAACAGCACCTCCCGGTCGGCGGGGACCGAGGCCACCACCTCGACCGCGTTCGCGGACGTGCAGCAGATGTCGGTCTCGGCCTTCACCTCGGCGGTGGTGTTGACGTACGACACGACCACCGCGCCGGGGTGCTCGGCCTTCCAGGCCCGCAGCTGGTCGGCGGTGATCGAGTCGGCCAGGGAGCAGCCGGCCCGCGCGTCGGGGATCAGGACGGTCTTGTCGGGGCTGAGGATCTTCGCCGACTCCGCCATGAAGTGCACGCCGCAGAAGACGATGGTGGACGCCTCGCTGGCCGCGGCGATGCGGCTGAGCGCGAGGGAGTCGCCGGTGTGGTCGGCGATGTCCTGGATCTCGGGGATCTGGTAGTTGTGCGCGAGCAGCACCGCGTCGTGCTCGGCGGCAAGCCGGCGTACCTCTTCTCGCCACGCGTCGTCCGGCACCACCTCGTCGTAGGCCGTGTCCGCGCGGACCGCTTCAGTGACAGGGGTCATGTGACCCTCCCGGCAGGTTTCCTCACCCGGAGCGGGTGCCCCGGGTCTTCGTCCAGGCTTCCGGCGCCTGGGGTTTTCGACTTACGAGCGAAAACTTCCCGAGATACTATCACCGCGTGAGTCGATTGGGGCATGAGGTGCTGGCAGCGGTCCTCCAGGTCCGGTCCCGGTCGCTGCAGGTTCTGCTCTGGCAGCGCGCCCGCGAGCCCCAGGTGGGCAGGTGGGCACTGCCCGGCGGCCGGCTGGGCGCCGTCGAGGACGTCGAGAGCTCCGTACGCCGGCAGCTCGCCGAGAAGGTCGACGTACGCCAGCTGTCCCACGTCGAGCAGCTCGCGGTGTTCAGCGCACCCGACCGGATGCCCGGGCCGCGGGTCCTGGCCACGGCGTTCCTGGGGCTGGTGCCGAGCGACAACGACCCGGAGATCCCCGAGGACACCCGCTGGTTTCCGATCGAGGATCTCCCGAAGACCGCGTTCGACCACCAGGCCATCGTGTTGCGCGCCCGCGACCGGCTGCGGTCCAAACTGTCCTACACCAACCTCGGGTTCGCCCTCGCTCCCCCGACGTTCACCGTCTCCGAGCTCCGCGAGGTCTACTCCGCAGCACTCGGGCACCGGGTCTCGGCGACCAACCTGCAGCGGGTGCTGACCAGGCGCGGACAGCTGGAGGCCACCGGCCAGACCGCCGGCTCCGGGCCGACCGGCGGCCGCCCCGCCGCGTTGTTCCGGTTCACCTGCCGGGACATGTTCATCACCGACCCGTTCGCGGTGCTCCGCCCGCCGACCGTGCGCAGCTGACCACCGCAACCGGCCGGCCGGCCGTACCCGAACGGTCCTGAGACCCTGTGCGCATGGACCTGCTGCTGCTCTCCAACTCCCGCAACCACGGGCGGGAGTTCCTCGCCCACGCGCTGGACGAGGTTGACGACTTCATCGGCGCCAACCGCCGGTTGACGTTCGTGCCGTACGCGCTGGCCGACCACGACGCCTACACGGCGATCGTGGCCGC
This sequence is a window from Actinopolymorpha sp. NPDC004070. Protein-coding genes within it:
- a CDS encoding AGE family epimerase/isomerase; protein product: MPEVTPAPSPGGSGADYAADGNGAAESGEYAWIVDHLVRVVLAWWLRDAPDRTDGGVFTCWDNAGDRLLSTDKYTWSQGRWIWLLASVADAVERGVLPAQGVLDAADLRALAGQSAAFVRTHAVLPDATTAYVTDAAGTPREPSPGAGLHTSVFADCFTALGLAAWARVDRGSDRADAADDADAADAAESGKLALTLLESAATRVRSGQARTDPYPIHPDFTALSLPMICVGTATEVYRATRAGSAAAIAVEAAATIAHELREGDDLRELVPRVPGRGDTLLARHRTPGHALECLWFLLHAADSVRGVADVLGTGSTGGDRAWIPEAALHALRIGWDDEHGGLFRYADRDGGEPRGQSLDDSYEVLVRDTWDTKLWWPHAEALYATRLLAVRFPAYAPELLGWYERLRSYTYGTFPAGRGKEWVQIRTRDGTPLDRTVALPVKDPFHIARALLLQAELLATPGDTGRRTPNDVERKHP
- a CDS encoding helix-turn-helix domain-containing protein, with the protein product MAGRRSDTRERIQQVALELFAAQGYEQTSLREVADRLNITRPALYYHFRTKEDILTGVLDDLGTSIDELVRWAKEQPRTTEARRQILRRIAELLDGQWRPLVRFAQVNQNAMRDSPSGERMRERMLALVTLLSDPDAEPTARFEAQLAVIALILGTSPFPAGLDLGEAERAEIALRVADKLVAGLD
- a CDS encoding L-aspartate oxidase; translated protein: MSSRWEAAADLVVVGTGVAGLSAALEATRAGLRVVVVTKAEADAGNTRWAQGGVAVVLPGQHEAGDSVRKHVDDTLVAGAGLCDPAAVATILADGPDAVNRLRADGAVFDPAGDDQPGRRGLLALAREGGHTAFRVVHAGGDATGSEVERALLAGVRNQRLTLLERHVAARILRTEGGAVAGLLVLADDGVTGILRAPAVLLATGGLGQLYETTTNPDVATADGIALALRAGAAVADLEFVQFHPTVLYPGRGATGSRPLVTEAVRGEGAVLVDAAGERVMEGVHPLGDLAPRDVVAAAIIRRLADVPGGVDDHVFLDATHLKADAFRARFPTVYAACRAIGVDPASEPIPVAPSAHFSCGGVVTSVDGRTAVPGLYAAGEVARTGLHGANRLASNSLLEGLVVGHRTARAVVADRSTGRAAARSADRLDHQVDDLLTSEPVADRPALQQLMSRHAAIGRDQAGLAIVAKSLDAMATRRQPSGRADAEDAALHLAARTLVLAASTRTESRGCHVRHDHPVRDDQRWRRSLVVGLDESGEPTLRPALDLGGVA
- a CDS encoding glucosamine-6-phosphate deaminase, which codes for MTEPIVRVFPDRASLGYAAAADVAAQLRERLNYQDSVRMVFAAAPSQQETLDALAAEVGIDWTRVTAFQMDDYIGLPQDAPQRFGQWLRRAIFDRVPFKEVHLMRTDGDPDARAREYADLLAAEPIDLVCLGIGVNGHIAFNDPPVADFADPAAVKVVELDDTCRQQQVDDGCFPTFDDVPPRALTLTVPRLLDADHLFCVVPGQAKAEAVRRTLNDPIGEACPATALRTHPACVLYLDQDSAGELD
- a CDS encoding cytochrome P450, encoding MTIRSSSDHADSTVTSDRTVTSDHTVTSDRPGQAPAFPMVRTCPYAPPPEYAELRARGPLVRVRAPNGTVVWVVTRWAEARQVLTDRRVSTDSSRPDFPVLDEREVTEEQSAARDKLRAGFFIDQDPPEHDVLRRMLIPEFSVRRINQLRPRIQRITDERIDAMLAAGPPVDLVAEFGLPVPSMVICELLGVPYADRELFQSRTRRMVAASTDPRDGMQAVMEIRDYLDDLVRRAAAAPEDNLIGRLVRGPVAKGDLTLDALVGMAFLLLVAGHETTASMIPLGVFTLLREPGQLAEVRADPDLWPRAVEELLRYQSVVDWVAFDRMAVEDLEIGGVRVSAGDGIFVLGASAGRDDRVFGDPDRLDVRRDARHHLAFGYGVHQCLGQNLARAELEIAYRTLFDRIPGLRTDLPDEELAFRYDAGIFGMHSFPVTW
- the nadC gene encoding carboxylating nicotinate-nucleotide diphosphorylase, with product MTVPTGVTRSPDAAPAAQGFSPGVAETLARAGLDVDDTLRVLSTALAEDLRYGPDETTAATVPADAVAEAEVTPRVPGVLAGGVLVPAVFDLLAPGEVEVLHQVEDGTRLRAGEPALVLRGPVRTLLTGERPALNLVCHLSGIATLTAAWVDAVAGTGCAVRDSRKTLPGLRLLQKYAVRCGGGVNHRLGLGDAVLVKDNHVIAAGSAAAALEAARRHAPQLSAEVEVTTLAELDSVLEAKAELVLVDNFTPQECAEAVRRTRAAGTGTLLEASGGLTLDVARAYAETGVDYLAVGALTHSAPALDLGLDLHGQG
- the nadA gene encoding quinolinate synthase NadA, whose protein sequence is MTPVTEAVRADTAYDEVVPDDAWREEVRRLAAEHDAVLLAHNYQIPEIQDIADHTGDSLALSRIAAASEASTIVFCGVHFMAESAKILSPDKTVLIPDARAGCSLADSITADQLRAWKAEHPGAVVVSYVNTTAEVKAETDICCTSANAVEVVASVPADREVLFLPDMFLGAHVKRETGRDNLHIWAGECHVHAGINGAELADRAAAEPDAELFIHPECGCATSALYLAGEGTVAADRVKILSTGGMLDQARETKARSVLVATEIGMLHQLRKAAPGVDFRAVNDRASCRYMKMITPGALLRSLREGTDEVHVAPEIAARARGAVQRMIEVGNPGGGE
- a CDS encoding alkaline ceramidase: MSLPGDGTSQVGAATVDVTPPAGLAMSGFLARTSRATGAHDPLTVRAVTVDGTAVVTVDACGLHEDTCRRIRERLRGEVADAVVAATHTHGGPAVVPGRLGGPVDPGHLRLLEDACVDAVRTALHHARPARLRFGSGADPGVARNRRRHGGPVDSALPVLVWTDETGATVTILTAYACHPVVLGADNTLWTADYPGVVRRQLELAHPGAVAVFLTGCCGDANTGHSADASTLRASDTRTYGACERVGTAVAQAVLDTRTCPVEGPVGARSAELDLERLDGSSWTGRVSVLDWCGIRLVALPGEPFAATAMALRCAAPDPLAVFGYADGCPGYFPTREEYALGGYEVEQAHLYYGARAAFAPGSAERLGAEALRLLGLSG
- a CDS encoding amidohydrolase family protein; protein product: MSSTDPGTNPKTSPEMSPRMTTAPTFEISGRDPSTGRRCTVEVADGLITQVHLDSADAADDADDATTGAETEPWLAPGLVDLQVNGFAGFDVNAADAGPDTIVAMVRALWKVGVTTVVPTIVTASEEHIVTCLRRVVAARAEDPMVRHAVPYVHVEGPHLSSEDGPRGVHDAAQIRPPDVAEFDRWQQAGEGLVGMVTMSPHFPGSPSYVRALADHGVLVSVGHTGATPEQIHAAADAGATFSTHLGNGAHAVLPRHPNYVWAQLADDRLTAGFIADGHHLPADTLVAMLAAKGPERSVLVSDATTLAGSPPGVYQTPVGGAVELSAQGRLSHVGTPYLAGAARPVTDGVAHVANLGRFSLAEALALATSSPGRFVGGRGRLAAGAPADLVTFHWSPGNPTLTVDKVVAAGTPVVG
- a CDS encoding NUDIX domain-containing protein yields the protein MSRLGHEVLAAVLQVRSRSLQVLLWQRAREPQVGRWALPGGRLGAVEDVESSVRRQLAEKVDVRQLSHVEQLAVFSAPDRMPGPRVLATAFLGLVPSDNDPEIPEDTRWFPIEDLPKTAFDHQAIVLRARDRLRSKLSYTNLGFALAPPTFTVSELREVYSAALGHRVSATNLQRVLTRRGQLEATGQTAGSGPTGGRPAALFRFTCRDMFITDPFAVLRPPTVRS